Proteins encoded by one window of Halococcus salifodinae DSM 8989:
- a CDS encoding thiamine ABC transporter substrate-binding protein — MQRRRFIRRAGAGVAGLTLLAGCTGSNDGGGSGQNASNSSNASGTDGSEGANGTASGNGTTGGSGTNATNETGTTTGSASSSGTLTVATYSSFTGEDTAGNWLKSAFEAEYADTTVEFVTPENGVNQYIQRAKQGAPIDADVYVGLNTSELVRVSQQLDSALFQSVGDGLDRADTVKDSLRVDPKGRAIPYDTGYISLVYNEEEVQEPQTFESLLESRYEGDLITQNAQQSDPGRAFLLWSIITQGEDGYLDYWEQLVGNGVNVLSDWEPAYQAYMDDEAPMVVSYSTDQVFYHGPDVNMAKHQIGFLNDQGYANPETMALFSDAENPDLARRFMEFVLTENAQSKIAVKNVQFPAVEGVTPSEEFAKYAKEPPEPVTFSYDELAGSVGTWVEEWARLVAGA; from the coding sequence ATGCAACGACGGCGATTCATCCGCCGAGCCGGTGCTGGCGTGGCGGGGCTGACGCTGCTCGCGGGCTGCACCGGTAGCAACGACGGTGGCGGAAGTGGGCAGAACGCGTCCAACTCGTCGAACGCATCCGGCACGGACGGGAGCGAGGGAGCGAACGGGACGGCCAGCGGGAACGGAACGACCGGCGGAAGCGGGACGAACGCCACGAACGAGACGGGTACGACGACCGGCAGCGCGTCCTCAAGCGGGACGCTGACCGTCGCGACGTACTCCTCGTTCACCGGCGAGGACACCGCGGGCAACTGGCTCAAATCCGCCTTCGAAGCGGAGTATGCGGACACAACTGTCGAGTTCGTGACCCCAGAGAACGGCGTCAACCAGTACATCCAACGGGCCAAACAGGGCGCGCCGATCGACGCCGACGTGTACGTTGGGCTGAACACGAGCGAGCTCGTTCGTGTCAGCCAACAGCTCGACAGCGCGCTGTTCCAATCCGTCGGCGACGGTCTCGACCGCGCCGACACCGTGAAGGATTCCCTCCGTGTCGACCCGAAGGGCCGGGCGATCCCGTACGATACGGGCTACATCAGCCTCGTCTACAACGAAGAGGAGGTACAGGAGCCACAGACCTTCGAATCACTCCTCGAATCGCGCTACGAGGGAGACCTCATCACCCAGAACGCCCAGCAGTCCGATCCCGGTCGGGCCTTTCTGCTCTGGTCGATCATCACCCAGGGCGAGGACGGCTATCTCGACTACTGGGAGCAACTCGTCGGGAACGGCGTCAACGTGCTCTCGGACTGGGAGCCGGCCTACCAGGCCTACATGGACGACGAGGCCCCGATGGTGGTCTCGTACTCGACCGATCAGGTGTTCTATCACGGGCCGGACGTGAACATGGCGAAACACCAGATCGGCTTTCTGAACGATCAGGGCTACGCGAACCCCGAGACGATGGCGCTGTTTTCCGACGCGGAAAACCCCGATCTCGCAAGGCGATTCATGGAGTTCGTCCTCACCGAGAACGCCCAGTCGAAGATCGCCGTCAAGAACGTTCAGTTCCCCGCCGTCGAGGGCGTCACTCCGAGTGAGGAGTTCGCGAAGTACGCGAAAGAACCGCCCGAACCGGTGACCTTCTCGTACGACGAACTCGCCGGCTCGGTCGGAACGTGGGTCGAGGAGTGGGCGAGGCTGGTCGCGGGCGCGTGA